ATTGTAGCCAAAAGTCAGCCattttgccttggttggtgagcaactaaggctaaaagtctgcccttttgcctcggttgtagAGAACTGAGggcaaaagtctgcccttttgcctcggttattgagaaactgaggccaaaagtataccattttgcctcggtttgttagaaactaaggccaaaagtctgcccttttgcctcggttgttgagacaCTGAagtcaaaagtctgcccttttgtctCAGTTGGTGAGCAAAAACCACTGAGAACAAACCGTCTCTCTTTCTAAGCATTAATTAGCAATAATTAATCAAACTAGTTGGATGGTCcagctagttgtgtgtgagcatctctctctctctctctctctctctctctctctctctctctctctctctctctctctctctatatatatatatatatatatatatatatatataagaatgttCACTctaagaactttttgagaactcgtcACCTATGATATGTGTGCAAAATTTGAATTGTCCATGTGATATGGCACCCCATACGCCTGGGCTTAACttttaccctgattcaaaacttccatttTGCCATGGCCctcaacttttaccctgatccaaaacttccattttGCCATGGCGCactgaagtttcggatcaaggtAAAACTTGAGcatgggtttcatggggtgttgtaTCACTTCAGATTTTGGGTTCACATCACATGTGATGTGATGAGATCTCAAAAATATTCTAATGAGTTTTCACAAAAAAGGgtgcatatatatatgtatatagagagagagagagagagagattagtccACATAGCAAACAACTTCTAACATGCTAATTGCAATAGACATCCAATCCCTTCAATAgattggccccaccataaggaaCACTTCACGTAAAAATCAGCCTCATAAATATATGTTGTGCACTTAATGAGTagttcagatcaattgattgggCCGTCTAACTGAGCTGAAGCAACTCGGAGCACTACAACTTCGGGTACTCTGAAAGCAATTGAGCTTTTCTCATTAATTAACAAGTCTAGAATTTGTAAATAATAAATTAAACCTTAACTACACTGTGGTGATATTAAAAGCTCAATTATATTTAAGGCGTGCCAATTGTAAAAGGACATTTTTTCACATCTAAGTTTTAAGAGATGGGTAGTAGCATTTGAGATTTTATGGAattaaatgagattttaaaaatgaagcaggtatattaacaaaattttagaaatctGTATGCTTAGAAACCAACATCTTAGATTTATTCAAGCAAACATGAGGCTTGGATTTGACCtgcttctctctttttcctctgAAAATTTCTCCAAATATCTCTCCGCTAATTTTTTCATGGCAAATGGAGTAACATTAATTAACCCATTAAATAGATTAAAGCTTGTAATATAATACCAAGTTGCAAGACTTTGACATTGCAGTCATTGAAAAGATAACCTAAACactttattttaaagaaaacctttgatactctgacaCATTGTGTTTGATGATCTACAGCCTCTTAGAAAACTACATGCTTGGCATACAACTAATTtacatcaaaccgtccaaattacgaATCCAAGTTTAGATGCATCGTGAACCAAAAATCATGCTTATTGGATTTCATGACAATCCGATCCATccacatttattggacggttgtcctatttcaacaaacaagtgtccacaaatcagaggccTCAATTCCCCGAACGACAATGAGTTCTATAGTTTAGTTGGTTTTATTTGAGtgaatgtgggtcccatgtacgaTTTTCTTTTGCTTGTGAAGGCATCAAGAATCGTCGTCTGCCAGAGTATAGAATAATTTCCACTTGGAGAGTTCTAACCCCATGTGCCTTTGTTTGACTATTGTGATGTTTGATTGACTATTGAAGTTTTTGCCTTCttcttcccactgtttccttctcAAACGCTATAATTTCTTATCTCCTTCCACCGTCTATCCATCCGTTGGTAGTACAGATTGCTCATAGAACCTTTACAAACCGTTCGATTTCaccttttccatttcttgaaattTTCGTACATCCACCGTCTGTCCGTGTCTCCATCTGTACTACGGGATTGCTCATCAGTGCCTCTACAAGCCGTTCGATTTCAACTTTATCTGATTCTTGCCATTCTCGCTCATCAACAGTCGGTCAAGAAGCCTGCCCGGCACTGGTTGAGGTAGGCCAGACAATTGATTTAATAGAGCATGCTTACATTTTGAGTAATCCTAcatatgaaaaaatgaaaaaatgtttCAGTTACATtttaaaaatcacactgataggatcatccaatccatccttaatTGATTTAATCTTGCTTTTTGTTGCCAtcatttttccaagccatggatggaaaTGGTTAGGGTTTCTATCAAAAGTGATTCTTGATTATCATAAGCAGTCTAGGTTGGGGCCCAGCTAATAAACCGATCGAATTGTTGATTGACCTGGTTTTCTGTATataatcttgactgtccatattaaaggGTAGTGGTCAGATGGTTATGGTTGTCTGGGTCAGTGTGATATTGAcatgggagccgattaggtgtggccctcaccatggggcccacgttgatgtatgtattctatatcaacaccgtccatccgttttcctatatcattttaagcatgatcgcaaaaatgaagcagatgcaaatctcaggtggaccataccataggaaacagtggtgactgaccactaaaacttattgtgggccacaagttttggatcaagccattatttattttccttcatcccggtttttgtgaccttatcaacaggttagatggcaaataaacattacagaaacattatgtgggccctaggaagtttttaacggtgcaaCGTTCTTATAGTAGATGTGGAGGCCTTGTGCTGCTGTACACTAGCTGAACTGGGTTAAGCTTGGCccaactcagctcggctcagccaACAGGCTACCCCAAgtcaaactcggctcagctcagctAGCAGATCGagctaagttcgagatgagcttGAGCCTAcaagctgagtttgagtttaggtttaaaggtttttaatatatatatatatatatatatatatatatatatatatatatatatatatatatatatatatataacttatttaaatatataaatatttacaaaatatttatattaagtgaatctGATTTGAATCAAATCAATTTAAACCGAGTGAAGTTCGATTCAAGTTCCGAGCCGAGCTCAATCTAGCTCGGACtcagtttgaattttttttgaGTTCAAAAAAGCAGCTTGaattggctcgaactcagtttcaagctGAGTCAACAAGTCACAAGCTAACTCGGCTCATGTACAtctccatccaacccatctatcaaCTGCGTCATGtcagaaaaccccaaaaactggGTGATCCACATGTAGTTTGGGctagaaaaaaaaaggaggggaACAATTTGTGAGGGAACACAACCTTTGAATTACACAGGGCCCACATGAAACAGAAAACATCTTGAGTTTTGACCTGACTTCATCTGGACCGGATGAATGGTATGAACAGACTTGATTAATTATATATACACACAACACGGTGGGTCCCCTACTCCACGttccctgtgttgtggcccatatgagttttggctAGTGCTGATTTTTGGAATCCTGGGGTTTTCCAAGGTGACACAGCTTATGTACGGGTTGAATGATGTGAGTACATCACTGGGCCCACGTCTTCCTGTTCCCACTATAAGCTTCCAGTGCCACTGGAGCGTACCCATAAACCAAACAAATATTCTAAGACATGGTTATAGTATTAGGAGAGCTCtcttaatttaattatttcaCTTTCATATGGAATACCCAtctattttttgttgttttttactCAAACACGTAGCATATTTCATGCTCATTGttcttactttttcttttttctaaaatAATGTTCTCATTATTTTTAGTGCTCTGGACACAATTCATCTCTACATTCACCTTGCTCATACAAATCTTGTGACCATCGGATTTCGCTGTTGCTAATCAACGGTTTCCACATCAACAATATACCACTCGTGTGTCTACAAACCCCAGCTAGAGCTTGAGGTAGTCCCAAAAACCAATTCAATGGAGCATGTTTTTACCATTTGGGTATCATTGCAAATTGCTTAATTAATGTTTCAATTATACTATTAGTTGATTATTCTCATCAAGTGTTGAATGTTATTTCATGGTAGATTATTTGGTGAAAATTTCCTCATTCGTGGTTACTTTTAAGGAATCAATAGTGGAAATTAACCACAACTTAGTACATTTTGTAGAACATATACTCTAGAATACTTGAAAAATTCCTTAACATGTAGCTAACCATTGAGAAGGAATAAAATGGCCAACATTCTCTATTCAACATGGTTCTGAACTTTCTGTGACTTGAGACTCTAAATTCAGCCCAGATGACTCTGGAAAACTCACTGTTCAGGAAGGCTTGTTGACTTGTCTCAATGATAACCGACTCACTCCTCAGTCAAACTAATCTTTCAGGAAACACCAGCCAAGTTACTAGGTTTAAGTATAAATTGCTTTCTAATCACTGTTCCAATGATCCAAAATGAATGGGCCAAATCTTTGACCAAAAAGGGTCCAATAATGGATCTAGACTGTCAATCATATGGGTCCCTCCTTTACTTCCTCTTATATTTTGCAGTAATCAGTTAGATTTATTAATCTATCAATCTAATCAGTGGCTAATAAAAAGGGGCACCATCCTTGCTTCAAGGTCCAGCTGCTACGGATTCCCCAGAACTAACCTTGAGCCTACCAAATACAATAACTGATTCAGGCCCAGACTCTCCAAACTTAAACAGCCCTAGCACAGGGACAGAAAAACAGCAGCACCATGCATTTGAACAGATCCACTTCAAAAAGTCCAAATCCCTCTACCATGCCAAAACCACACAAGCAATCCCTTTGCTCTCAAGAGTCACTTCTATTTGATGAACTTCACCATCCTATCAACACCCAACAAGGTGCACAAACCATTTATGAGGAAATGCTGTGCTATCATTGATTAGATCCTTCATCTTGTCACCCCATTTATTATTCTCACGTTACTCTCTAGAGTCACTTTGATATTATGATCTTTGGCCCACAAAATCGATGGTTTAGATAGTTTCTGACAAAAaaaaccatttaaaatcatggatCTAGACCATCTATATTCTAGGCCACATCTCATCTTCCTCTGTTCCTCTCAACAATCATTTTGTCTGATGATCTTATACTTCAAAAACAGAAATTTATCCTGGAAATCCATGGCCAACAAAATGGACGTTGTAGGgaaatggacagtccatattaATTATACTACAAattatttaatcatcattgctccaAACCATTCATGATGTATGCCCGAAACTTTGTTTCTCCCtccctcaaaaaataaaaataaataaaaatcactttgatcaggtgatcctaaccatccaatcaagggTAAGGGAATTGAATATCTATATTTAATTATACTAGAAATGTCCAACCATTGATGTAGACCATCGATCACATGAGTTGGTTAAGAGAGTTGAGCACTTCGTCATCCTTCCTATAGCTCTACAAAAGAAAAATACCATTGAATTGCTATATATATGGTAATCCATTCTTTTTTGCAAGACCATTGGCAATAAAATCCCCAGGAAAGTTGTGTAGATTTTCGACAGGATGCGAAAGCAGACTACTACTGCATTGCTTTTAGAGTAGGCTTCTACAGCCTGAAATAGGGGCACAGTAAAGAAACTTCTAACTGCATCCTTGACCAGCCAAAGAGTAAAAACGAAGAGCTTATAGAAAGTTAAAGGTTGGAATTCACCAATAGATTTACATGTTATCTCAGCAATTTGTAAAGATGGCCATACATTGGATTTGTTCCTCGAGGTTGCCCTAATATAATCATGCAGCTGCTTCCTCATTATCTACTAGTTCGATCTCAACTCATAAAAGTGGACTTAGTCATCTCCGACCTCTCATCTTATTATTGCAATTTAAATATCAGAACCCATAGTCAAGTGGCATCTTGTTATTTTATTtacagggggaaaaaaaaagaaagaaagaaagaaagaaagaaagaaaagtggCATCTTATTATTTACCCACGGGAGTAAAACACCTGATTGGTTTTCTTCAGTTGAACCAACTCATTTTCTTTCGTCTTTTCTCTTGCTAATTGAACAAACTCTTCAATCTGCTTTTAGTTGTTCCAACTCTCAaggtctgatatgtctgctttcaTTGTCTCATGCAGTGATGGATTGTTTTAAGGATCATTTTGAAGTTGTGAAGTTACTGTGGAATCCACTTGCTCAACAGATAATTTATGTGATTGATCTAAACAAAAATGTGGAGCATTTGAAAACAAAGAGGGATAGACTTGTTGCTCGAGTAAAAGATGTGAGTGATAAAGTTGAGAGAGCTAAGTTGCAGAGGATGGTTCCCCTAGCTGAAGTGAGCAATTGGTTGAACGAAGttgaaaatgttaaaaataaaGTGACGGTCATCGAGAACAAATTTGAAGAATATAATAGATGTGGCATAGGATGTTTGCGCAATTATTGTATAGGTTGGAAACTAAGCAAAGGAGCTTTGGAAAAAATTTCTGAAATGGACATGCTCATGGAAAACGGATTATTTGAGGGCGGTGTTGCGATTGATGAGCTACCAGCAACAGCACATACCTTACCCATGACTTTTCTAAAAGGTAAAACATCAGCTGAAAAAACATTAGATCAGATTTTAGATTGGATAATGGATGAAAAAATAGGAATCATTGGCATATATGGGATGGGAGGGGTAGGAAAGACGACAATCATGAAGAACATTAACAATCGTCTCAAGGATGCCAAACTTTTTCATAGTATTATCTGGGTGACTGTGTCACAAGATCTTGATTTGAAGAGGCTGCAAGCAAAAATTGCGAAGCATGTTAAATTGGACTTGAAAGAGTGTGATGATGACGAAGAGAGCAGGGCAACAGCATTACATGAAGCATTAATGAAGAGTCAAAAGTTTTTGCTCATCCTAGATGATATGTGGAAGGCATTTTCACTAGAAAAAGTTGGAATTCCTGAACCTAGTGAAGAGAATGATTGCAAGATAGCATTGACGACTCGATCATCGGATGTTTGTCGTGGAATGAAGACAAAGAAAACCATTAGAGTAGAAACACTTTCTGAAGAGGAAGCATGGCTTCTATTCAAAGACCATATCGGTAGTGACATGGAGCTGGATTCAGATGTAGAAGCTGTCGCGGAGCTTGTGGTTGAAGAATGTGGAGGTTTGCCACTGGCGCTCGTCACGGTTGGTGGGGCTCTTAGGGATGTTGATGACATTCATGAATGGAGGCACGCATTGAATCAATTGAGAGGCTTAACGACCGACATCGAAGGCATGCAAGATAATGTCTTTGGGCGGCTAAAGTTCAGTTATGATCGCTTGAATGATGACAAGAGTCGTGCTTGTTTCCTGTATTGCTCATTATATCCAGAAGATTACCAGATCCCTGTAGAAGAGGTAATTAAATATTGGATTTGGGAGGGGTTAATAGATGAAGTAGGGGATACTGAAGCTGAAATTGACAACGGGTATTTCATAGTGAACAGACTTGTGCGTGCTTGCATGCTAGAAAGCGGCGTTGATTATAATGGCATTGAGTTTGTAAAGATGCATGACTTACTTAGAGATATGGCGATCATCATAACGAATCATGAACCACGCTTCATAGTCAACGCTGGGAACATAATGGAAGAGTCTTTGAAAGATGAGGAATGGGTAAAAGATGTTGAGAGGGTTTCCTTGATGTACAGTGGAATCAAGAGTCTCTTAGAAACACCCAACTGCTGTAAACTCACTACCTTGTTTTTGCAAGGTAATCCTCTTGAAGGTCATATCACTCCATCCTTGTTTCAGCATATGTGTGTCCTCAAAGTCCTTGATTTATCCTATGCTAGCATCAAGTGCCTGCCTGACTCACTTTCTAATTTGGTGAACCTCCGTGCCCTGGTACTAAAATGCTGTGGGTTTTTAACCACAGTTCCTTCACTAGCAGGCCTGAATGAGCTGAGGCTATTGGATCTCTCTTCCACAGCCATTCAGCGACTTCCGCCAGGTATGAAACGATTAAAAAAACTAAGATTCCTTGACTTATCGGAAATGCACAATTTGAAAAGGATTCAGGCAGGACTAGTATCTAAGCTTCTCCGTCTCGAGCACTTCTCGGCATTGTACAGCCACTGTATTCAGCCATTCAAGCCCCAAGAGAGAAGCCTATTAGATGAGATCACAAGACTAACTCGGTTGGTTCATCTTAGACTCTCTTTTCCTAATGTGGCGACCTTCTTACATTACAGTGAATCTGGGCAGTGGCAAAAGTTGAAGAAATTCTCTTTCGATGTCGGATATGGGAACAGAATGTCTATGAAAGCAAACACCTCACTATTGCAGCAATACGATTTAAATTCTGTGAAGAAACGCTTTTTAGATTCCGTGGAGCGTTCTGTATTCGTAAATGACCTGCAAATCGCCACTAGAAAGAATCCCCTCTTAATGCCTGCCAATACAAATGGCTTGTGCATCTACAAATGCCCCAGCATGGAGTTCATTGATAATGCCTATTTCCTCACCGCCTTACAACACTTATCTCTTCATGGCTTACAAAACCTGCAAACTTTCTATCAGGGAGCTGCAACACCTGGTGCCTTTCGAAACTTGAAGGAGGTAACAATCAAAGAATGCCACGGGCTGAAGAATCTATTTTCGGTTGCGTCGTTGAAGAACCTCAAGAACCTTGAAACAATATTTATATGTAATTGCGAAGGAATGGAAGAATTAGTGGccgatgaggaagaagaagagataagTGAAGTAGACAACAGTAATAATGAGATTATCATCACATTGCCTATGTTAAAGATTCTCAATCTTCACAAGGTATGGAATTTGAAGAAGATTTGCGGCAAGCGACTTGTGTGCAGTTGTATGGTATCCATTGATATAAAAGCTTGTCATAAGCTGCAGCATATCTCCCTCTCCATCAGCACCACCTTGTCTATGACTCTTGAAGGAGAGATCCGAGGAACTAGGAAGTGGTGGGAAGCATTGGAATGGAACGATCTGGCCACTAAACCTCTCCTCCTCCCTCTTTTCAATGAAGTGGGAGATGATGAGGATGCTGATGAGACCGGCCTGTATCCCGAGGACATCGAATTGGTAATGAAAGAAGCAAGAGTTTCCAGGTCCAGTGCCGTCATGGCGCTTAGAGCGGCCAATGGTGACATCGTTTCCGCCATTATGGAACTTATAGAGTAGCACTAGCCAAGACACATCATCGCATTTCTCTGTGAGTTGCTTTCTGTTGGTTTACTTTTTTCCTGTTGTCCGATTTACTGTATTTCTTTAACGGTTATTGAGTTGTAGAATCGGATtgagatatgtggggcccacttatgatttTTGTGATgaatctattccgttcatccatttttccatatcatgttaCGACATAAAcccaaaatgaggaagatccaaaactcaagtggaccacagggtGGTTTCAACGGTTaagcatttccctacccactttttcttGTTGTGCGGCCCCCTTGAATTTTCAGTCTGCATCATTTTTCGGGTAATGGTCTAACTTaatgtggaaaaatggatggacggagtggatttctctcaGACATCAGGTAGGCCCGCCACATAGGCAATCCGCGTTTGTTCTAATGGGATTTTGTTGAAGTATTGACGAGAGTTTTACTTTattatcaaaatcataatctttgaCGAGGACTCGGATTCCATAGGTACCTTTCCAGTAGCGACGTCGGTGCTGATTGGTGCCGGAAAAGCTCCATGGCCCtgcaatgatgtatgtggttttatccatgctaccatccattttttcagcttatttataAGCTAAAAAATAAGCTACGAAATGATGTATGGGGACGTGAAGGGACTGGATGAAGGAATGGACAAATTGTGttctagactgttgatctgatgggacgcATTGTGGATGGAGATACCAAAACTAATCTCTCAAGATAGGAGATCCTAACCCTTTAATTAGTGTCCTGGAAATAGACAGTTACAAAATAATTCAGTAAGTGCCTATTAAAAAGGAACAAAAGATTCATTGGCTAGGAGCTCCCATTGAGTATTGTTGTAGCACAAACTTTTTAAGACATTCTACAATTTAACTGCTCCTCTTTTACTTTGTGGCAGGGACACATATAGATGGATCTTCAGAGTAGTATTGTTTTGGATAAAATTGAGATGACCCGATGTATAGAGGTGAGACTGTCGAAGTGGAAATGGGCTGAGCAGGGTGACTCTACAACTGAGTCCGAACAAATTGGGGATAGGACTCATCAGCTTACATGGCAACCTTGTCTTCGGTAGCTGACCCCATTCACCGACGACATTCATGTTAACTATTTATGATGTGGACTCAAAGTTATATTTTTGACTGGTTATAGTAAGTGAATAAGGTAATCTTCTAGATTAGTACAtttccttttcaattttttttttcttttttaaaattaaaattgtatCTCTTAACTGATCTCCACAAATTTCTCCCAAGACATCCCATCTCTCTATGTATAATTTCCCCATTGTTAGTGGAATAAACATACACATATGTAATCTTATGATCTAACATGACTCAAATGCaatgtttatggtgggccatgtcaaTGGAAGCCATCACCTGTTCTTGAAGAGTGATGGGGACCCAGTTTGATTGTGAATGAAACACATTTTTCATGAGCCAGTATTGTCTTAATGTGTGTGCATCTGGGGGATGGATGTTGTAGACTACTATGTCAAGTGGCAGATAAGTCCCGACCTTGAAGCATGGGTTAACTATCGTTTGATACGATACAATACCATTCTAATCTTATCAGCCACCAGAACAATTCAGGAATATAATGACAAGATGCAGAGTCCTACTGATTTTGGTCCCATGTGAGTA
This region of Magnolia sinica isolate HGM2019 chromosome 1, MsV1, whole genome shotgun sequence genomic DNA includes:
- the LOC131233347 gene encoding disease resistance protein At4g27190-like — protein: MMDCFKDHFEVVKLLWNPLAQQIIYVIDLNKNVEHLKTKRDRLVARVKDVSDKVERAKLQRMVPLAEVSNWLNEVENVKNKVTVIENKFEEYNRCGIGCLRNYCIGWKLSKGALEKISEMDMLMENGLFEGGVAIDELPATAHTLPMTFLKGKTSAEKTLDQILDWIMDEKIGIIGIYGMGGVGKTTIMKNINNRLKDAKLFHSIIWVTVSQDLDLKRLQAKIAKHVKLDLKECDDDEESRATALHEALMKSQKFLLILDDMWKAFSLEKVGIPEPSEENDCKIALTTRSSDVCRGMKTKKTIRVETLSEEEAWLLFKDHIGSDMELDSDVEAVAELVVEECGGLPLALVTVGGALRDVDDIHEWRHALNQLRGLTTDIEGMQDNVFGRLKFSYDRLNDDKSRACFLYCSLYPEDYQIPVEEVIKYWIWEGLIDEVGDTEAEIDNGYFIVNRLVRACMLESGVDYNGIEFVKMHDLLRDMAIIITNHEPRFIVNAGNIMEESLKDEEWVKDVERVSLMYSGIKSLLETPNCCKLTTLFLQGNPLEGHITPSLFQHMCVLKVLDLSYASIKCLPDSLSNLVNLRALVLKCCGFLTTVPSLAGLNELRLLDLSSTAIQRLPPGMKRLKKLRFLDLSEMHNLKRIQAGLVSKLLRLEHFSALYSHCIQPFKPQERSLLDEITRLTRLVHLRLSFPNVATFLHYSESGQWQKLKKFSFDVGYGNRMSMKANTSLLQQYDLNSVKKRFLDSVERSVFVNDLQIATRKNPLLMPANTNGLCIYKCPSMEFIDNAYFLTALQHLSLHGLQNLQTFYQGAATPGAFRNLKEVTIKECHGLKNLFSVASLKNLKNLETIFICNCEGMEELVADEEEEEISEVDNSNNEIIITLPMLKILNLHKVWNLKKICGKRLVCSCMVSIDIKACHKLQHISLSISTTLSMTLEGEIRGTRKWWEALEWNDLATKPLLLPLFNEVGDDEDADETGLYPEDIELVMKEARVSRSSAVMALRAANGDIVSAIMELIE